The genomic DNA ATGCTGCCCAAGCATCTGGATCGATTGGGTCTCACCGAAAAGGCTGAACAGGCGTTATCGGAACTCGGCTTCAATATCGAGGATATTTTGGCTTGCGAGCCAGATTACGGCCTTGGTAACGGCGGTTTAGGCCGCCTGGCCGCCTGTTTTATGGATTCATTGGCGTCCTGCTCCTTTGCAGGCCATGGCATCGGTATCCGCTATAAGTACGGTCTCTTCAAGCAGAAGATCGTCAACGGCTATCAGGTGGAGGAAGCGGACGACTGGCTGGAAACTGAAAACCCGTGGGAAATTGTCAAAACCTCTGACACGGTGGAGGTGCCGTTTTACGGCAATGTGCGGGAAGAGTACCACGATGGACGGATGTTCTTCATCCACGAGAATTACCAGACGGTTTTGGCCATCCCCTACGATATGCCTATGGTAGGATATGGAAACGGAGTTGTCAATACCCTACGTCTTTGGAGTGCCGAACCCAAGGACGGTGACTTTGACTTTCAACTTTTCAGCAAGGGCGACTATGCCAGCGCTGTGGCCTATCGCCAGTCGGTGCGCGCCATTTCAGATGTGCTCTATCCCGATGACTCCCAGTTTGACAATCGGGTACTCCGCTTAAAGCAGCAATATTTCTTTGTTTGCGCCGGAATATCCAGTATCCTAAACGATTATTGTAAAAAAGGGCACAGCATCATGGATCTGCCCCGCTTTATTTCCATTCACATCAACGACACCCACCCCGCTCTTGCGGTTCCGGAGCTGATGCGCGTGCTGCTGGACATTCACGGCCTGGACTGGGACACGGCGTGGAACATCACCCGCAACGTCATTTCTTATACCAACCATACCGTCATGCCTGAAGCACTGGAGGTTTGGCCCAAGGAAATATATCAAAGGCTTTTACCCCGAATCTATCAGATTACTCACGAAATCAACGAGCGTTTCTGTCATGAGCTGTGGCAGGTTTATCACTATGACCTTGACAAAATATCCCGCATGGCGGTGGAGGCCGACGGCTATATCAGGATGGCGCACATGGCCATTGTGGGAAGCCACAGCGTCAACGGCGTGGCTCAGGTGCATTCACAGTTGTTAAAAAGCCAACTTTTTGCCGATTTTTATCAAACTTATCCGGCACGGTTCAACAATAAAACCAATGGCATTACCCACCGTCGCTGGTTGATGACGGGAAATCCGCGCCTAACCGCGCTGCTTAATGACGCGGTTGGTCTTAACGTTGCGAAAACGCCCACCCATCTTGCTGAGATCACCAAGCAAGGGCTTGAGAAGGATGAGGGCTTTTTAAAGGCATTGGCTCATGTCAAAGCAGAAAACAAAGTAGAGTTTTCTGACTTTTTGAAAAAGGAACACGGCTTTTCGGTTGACCCTACCTTCCTGTTTGATTTTCAGGTGAAGCGAATTCACGCTTATAAGCGTCAGCTTTTAAACGCCCTCAAGATCTTAGATCGCTATTGGGCTATCAAGGAGGATGGGCGCACCGATTTTACGCCTACAGCGTTTTTCTTCGGCGGAAAAGCCGCGCCGGGTTATGCCTATGCCAAAAACGTCATCAAACTGATTCATTCCATCGCCGCACTGGTCAACAACGATCCCGCAGTTAGTTCCCTGATGCAGGTACTGTTTTTGGAAAACTATAATGTGTCACTGGCGCAGCGGATCTTCCCTGCCGCCGACATTAGCGAACAAATTTCCACCGCCGGCACCGAGGCTTCCGGCACCGGAAACATGAAATTTATGCTAAACGGTGCGTTGACTTTAGGTACCATGGACGGCGCCAATATTGAAATTGCTCAGGCTGTAGGGCCAGACAATATTTTCACCTTCGGCCTTTCAGTGGATGAAGTCATGCGCGCCCGGCAAGAAAACAGCTACCACAGCGCCGAAGTCTATGCCTCGAACCATCGTATTAAGCGGGTGTTGGATACGCTGACCAATAGAACTTTTGGCGACGCTTCTCCCGAAGAATTTCTCCCCATTTTTAATGCACTTGTCTTACAAAACGATTATTATTTTTATTTGGCAGACTTTGATTCTTATGTTAAAACAGCCGAAACAGCCGGTCGCATCTACCGTGAAGACCCTATGCACTGGCTTAAAATGTCTGCGGTCAATATTGCGCACGCAGGTCAGTTTTCAAGTGACGAAACGATCCGAGAGTATTCTAAAGATATCTGGAATATCCATCCAACCAAGTTGTAGCCTCCCTCAAGAGATAAACACGGGTATGCTGAATTTTCGGCATACCTGTTTTTAATATTCTCCTGTGTGCAGTCATGTGATATAATAGTAGTAATACAGCTATGACACATTGCCTTATCCGCCTGCTTTCATCTTGACAAGGCAACGGTCCTACCCCTCACAAAGATCATTGTATTAAGGACATAGTCACAGAAAATTAAATGAGGAAACGTCAATGTATAAAATATTAATTGTGGAAGATGATCCTGTCATTTCAAAAGAGGTCGCCCGCGGTTTGATCAAGTGGGGATATGAAGCAAAATCAGTCTTGGATTTTTCCGATGTCCTGACGGAGTTTATGAATTTTGATCCTCATCTGGTTCTACTGGACATCTCTCTTCCTTTTTACAACGGATATCATTGGTGCCAGGAAATCCGACGCATCTCAAAGGTTCCGGTTATGTTTCTTTCTTCCGCCTGTGAAAATATGAATATCATTATGGCCGTCAATATGGGCGGGGATGATTTTGTCGCCAAGCCTTTTGATATGGATATGCTGTTCGCAAAAATACAGGCGCTTTTGCGGCGGTCATACGCCTTTCAGCTTCATACTTCCGTTGTAGAACACAGGGGCGCTATATTGAACCTTTCCGACGGCACAATGATGTATAATGGGGAAAAGATTGAGCTGACTCGCAATGAATATCGAATGCTGCAACTGTTTTTTGAAAATAAAGGCACCACCGTTTCGCGAGAAGCCCTTATGAAGCGTCTATGGGAAAGCGATTGCTTTATAGATGATAATACCCTGACCGTCAATATTGCACGGCTTCGCAAAAAGTTGGAA from Oscillospiraceae bacterium MB24-C1 includes the following:
- a CDS encoding glycogen/starch/alpha-glucan phosphorylase encodes the protein MFHISEEMLRENLITKLETHMAKGVEDANPQDMYQALSLLAKDYIIKNWLRTNKYYRHHDVKQVYYFSLEFLLGKMLPKHLDRLGLTEKAEQALSELGFNIEDILACEPDYGLGNGGLGRLAACFMDSLASCSFAGHGIGIRYKYGLFKQKIVNGYQVEEADDWLETENPWEIVKTSDTVEVPFYGNVREEYHDGRMFFIHENYQTVLAIPYDMPMVGYGNGVVNTLRLWSAEPKDGDFDFQLFSKGDYASAVAYRQSVRAISDVLYPDDSQFDNRVLRLKQQYFFVCAGISSILNDYCKKGHSIMDLPRFISIHINDTHPALAVPELMRVLLDIHGLDWDTAWNITRNVISYTNHTVMPEALEVWPKEIYQRLLPRIYQITHEINERFCHELWQVYHYDLDKISRMAVEADGYIRMAHMAIVGSHSVNGVAQVHSQLLKSQLFADFYQTYPARFNNKTNGITHRRWLMTGNPRLTALLNDAVGLNVAKTPTHLAEITKQGLEKDEGFLKALAHVKAENKVEFSDFLKKEHGFSVDPTFLFDFQVKRIHAYKRQLLNALKILDRYWAIKEDGRTDFTPTAFFFGGKAAPGYAYAKNVIKLIHSIAALVNNDPAVSSLMQVLFLENYNVSLAQRIFPAADISEQISTAGTEASGTGNMKFMLNGALTLGTMDGANIEIAQAVGPDNIFTFGLSVDEVMRARQENSYHSAEVYASNHRIKRVLDTLTNRTFGDASPEEFLPIFNALVLQNDYYFYLADFDSYVKTAETAGRIYREDPMHWLKMSAVNIAHAGQFSSDETIREYSKDIWNIHPTKL
- a CDS encoding response regulator transcription factor; this encodes MYKILIVEDDPVISKEVARGLIKWGYEAKSVLDFSDVLTEFMNFDPHLVLLDISLPFYNGYHWCQEIRRISKVPVMFLSSACENMNIIMAVNMGGDDFVAKPFDMDMLFAKIQALLRRSYAFQLHTSVVEHRGAILNLSDGTMMYNGEKIELTRNEYRMLQLFFENKGTTVSREALMKRLWESDCFIDDNTLTVNIARLRKKLEDVGLSNFIGTKKGIGYILEDSYEKT